The Salvelinus fontinalis isolate EN_2023a chromosome 9, ASM2944872v1, whole genome shotgun sequence sequence AATGCGTAATAGATGGTAATGTATTTAAAATGAATGGCCTTGACTAGCCTTATTACAGAAATAATATGCACATGACATTAACTAAATCCTATTACAAGGTGAACTCTTAAATGTCTTCTAAGGCTTACTGGCAAACTTCTTCATGTTTCCTTCTTTACATGGATTATTAAGAATATATTCTACTTTTCACTGGAGATTTTCCTTTCTTTGAGGAAATAATGTAAGAACTCTGGAGCGCTGTAATTTACTGTCAAAGAAGCTTCGATTAATGAAACCATTCTCCGTGAAATAGCATTGTGGACTCAAAGGCTCATATCAATACTGCATGGCAAGGCGCTAACTTTCTAATTCTACCGTAATCAGTAAAGATTAGGATAAATTAATGTTAATGATGATCATGCACACTCTTAAATGACTTTAGAAGAAACAAGAATGCCATTATACAGTGCCAAGAAAGTTATTTTCCACCTTGTACAATGCACTAATCTAAAATCAGTTCTGGAAACCGGAGAGTTGTGAGTGAGAGAACAAGATGCTGTACCTGGGTCAGCAGTTACATCTCCTTCCTCCTCACTGAAGTCCCCAACATCCAGGTAGTTATCCAGCTATACACAGAGAACAATGGAGAGTTACTCTTCAATCAACAATTCTCAAATCAGAAAGCAAGAGAAAGTGATTATTACTTTATGTTGTGTATATTACTGTAGTAAACAATTTAGAAATCTGTATTTTGATCGATAGTAGAGACAAAGTATATAGCAGTTTATAATATGTGATCATCATGAGTCAATGTGTGTGACCCTGACTTATatcagtgacaaaaaaaaataaaaaatactaaacaAATTGCAAGCAGTTTTTCTAAAAATATGCACTAACATAAATATTCCCATATTTAAAATACAGTATGGAAttgggatattacaacaacatTACTTTAGTCCACAATATCAACCTTGAGAGTTATGCCTGGTGGACGACAGTCTCCATTTCCACAGCTGCCCATAGTCACTCCAGCACCTAGCTCCATCTGCAACCAAACCACAGTGACAAAGAGATACTCACTGCCAGATACTCATACTGTATATGACCACTGCATTTTTGCTCAAGCAGTTTGACTGTCATTATGACCTCATCAGACACTAAGAGCTCTGTGGGGTCGGGGCCACTACTCCTGTTGATTTATGGCTCCAGTTGTTACAGATACGGATGTGTTTGGGCAGCTGAGTGCCTCTAAGAGTCCTACAGATGCTATAGGATCTTGTGCTCACTCAACACTTCCAAATAATCACCAGTAAGATTAATTGGACACCAAATATGGGATCCTATCCCAGACTTTCAGTTTCAGTGTGTAACTTGCTGATGTGTAGTATCGATTACAGCAGAGAGAACCTTTAATCAGAATTATGGTTAATTCAATAGCTGGCATAGCCTGAGGTCCTAAGCACTGTTCATGCTCCAATGTACACATCTGAAGTAAACCTACCTGCTCCTGAAACAATCCACTAATTTGGTTTAGGAAAATGGGATAACACTGAAATAGATGGAGGGAACAGAAATAAACCAAGGGAGAccgacagagagaaaaagagagagagaaattgtattttattttaaaaataccTTTATTGGCCCAATAGTTACATCATTAAAAGCACAGAACCAACTACAGGGGGAACAATTAAGCATCGCATTAAACACTGCAGCAAGTATGATCGTCAGAACATAACTGTCACTGCGCCCCTTAATCAAAACCAAAATCTTGCAGGGAAGGACTTGTCAGGTATTGAAACATTATAGCGGGGACAGAAACAGGTGCTACAGCACTTTCTAATGACTCTGTTCTATCAATTATACTCTGCAAATCCCTGCATGGCCTGGGATACATCTCCATGGCTCACTGCtgagcctgccacacacacacaactgcaccGACCCAGCTGCAACATAACGCAGACCACTGTGTAGGTGCCTTAAggaactgactgactgagctggtTTGTTATTCAGTGCTGATTTGGAGGTGTATTATCTTAACGCATAGAAAAAACATGCCCATAGTACCTATTCAGCTGTTAGGAATGGGGAGGAATGCTTTATTTCCTGTTTCTGGTGCTGGAGGTACCCCCCTCTAAGCAACAGCTCAAAGAGACACAGGTGCTCCGCTACTTGTTTGTTTTTGAGTTCTAACGTTCTTCCAGGCAATCGTGGTTGCAGCGTTTGTTTTGTACGCTCCCTGAGCCTTCTCACAGCCCATCCAAAAACACAAAAACATTATGCTAATGGTTGTCAGACAGCTGCTTCcagctcactgtgtgtgtgtgtgtgtgtgtgtgtgtgtgtgtgtgtgtgtgtgtgtgtgtgtgtgtgtgtgtgtgtgtgtgttcctctctctcctccagtagACTACACAAGAAGTGGTTAGGCATAATAGAAAAGGAATTCAAGCTTGAGTAGAACTAGAAATTAAAAGGAAATAAAGCTGTGCTCttctcttccctttctcttcTTTAACACAGTATAATGTAAGTCATGCATCAGGTTCAGTGTACCGTGTGAGGACATGAATCACAGTCCCACTGACTGCACATGGCACTACACACATGCCACTTAACTGTAGTGTGGAAAATGCCTAACTGTTCACAGAGGGGATAATGATGGCTCTCCAGCTAAAAAATGGGATACATACAATGAGGCCCTCTGAATGTTCCACAGctgtaatgacacacacacacggggagagacagggagctaaTGGCCATCTTCCCTTAGATGTAAAAGCAATCTGACAACAATAACGTGGCTGTACTCAGCGTAACAAAGCCAGCTTTTACACTGTCACTGTGAGGAGTCCACAGGAGGAATGTGATAGAACAGAGAGGATGAGCTGAAGAGAGGGGCTGGAAGGATTGGTGCACTACATGTGCAACTATATAAAGGGCTGGCATTTCCATTAATTGCAAACAGACTGCCTTCAAACTGTAGCAGTCACAACTGTAAGCTACCTTTGGTTCTTCAAGGTTCAATCACAAGAGCAATGACAAAACTAAAGAACAAACTCTACTGTACACAACCTATGATTACATTAACAGTGATTGTATTACCAGCTCAGTCTTATTGCAGTTTAGAGAGAGCACACCTGCCTGTCAACAGCGGTCACAGACAGTTAACCTCAAGATCTGTAACTCATCTGAGTCAATCAAGCTTCACAAACTATGTCAACCAGTGTCTGTCTAAACAGCTTAGTACTAAAGCTACACAAAGACTAGCCTAACTTATTACAACATTCCACAACACTGTTCTTCGAGACGTTCAAacagtaacgttagctacttCAGCAGGAGGTAAGCAATGCTGAAATTCTGCTTTCAATGGGAGATTTGACAATGATCGTAGTAACGTTAGCTATGATTAGAACTCCAATGTGACAAGAATGTCTAGACATgatctatagctagctagctagatacatTCATTGTCACATTGGAGTTATAATCATATAGTtagatatatattttatatatagtaTGGATTGTAGaaaagttagctagctattttATGTCCTAAATTATCTCTTTGGCATAAAGACAGCAAACGTTAGCTAAGTAACTTAGCATAGCCGTTATTACTGTCTAATTGAGCAGGACATCACAATGGGACCTTACTAACAAACGTGATTAAATGTAGCAGAATGCTAGCTAGATAGTTTGCGTTGTTTATCGTACTGTTATATCAAAAATCACAGTTTCTAATCTAAACCATCTTTAGCTATATCTCTGCACATCACATCATAGATGTGGCCGAGGTTAATttaggctagctaacgttagctggctagctaacttcCAACTAAGCTTAGCCAGCCAAACATGACCACAGCAGGCTACCACATATGCTATTACAATCGAAGCTGACACTTGTATCATAGTATTATGTTCATTGTTCACCAAAATCGCTAGCTAACTCGTGTTTAGGAAAAGTTGCTAGTTATAACACGAGTAAAAGGTTGACAACAGAGCGTCGATTTACGTTACCTTCGCTCGGATTTGCGTTGAGCAGGGAATGTTGGGAAATGAGTCTTTTGGCTATTTAATGGCACGAAAAGAAAGCGATTCAAAACTACACACCGGTAGGAATTTCTGCAGGTCATAAACGAATTTAGAATAAATAGTTCCTAAATAAACAACAATAAATACATTGGACTGaaaattatttttttatcctACTTGTTCAAACATAGTAAAATGGCCTTTTCCTTTTAAGACACATGGTTCTGTCACTGATAATCATACCATATAATTAGAAAGAGCCAGACAATCCATGTTTAAAAGCTTTCAGTTCAAAACAAGCAGCAGCTGACTGAGACaattttgtgttgttgttttcccACAGCCACCTGCGGTAGCATGTCTCTGCAACCACTGACTGCAGTGAACTGTGGCAGCCTCCTGCAGCCTGGCTGCTCCCTGTTACAGCTGGACGGTGACATATTTCTGTTCGGCCAGAAAGGCTGGCCCAAGCGCTCCTGTCCTACTGGGGTTTTCGGGGTACGCCTAAAGCATGGGGAGCTCAAACTGCGACCCATCTCCTTCTCCAATGACTCCTGCTACCTTCCCCCTCTGCGTTGTCCCGCCGTGACCCGCCTTGAGCCCCATGATGGACACCCAGAGGGCTACCTCATCCATGGAGGCCGAACCCCAAACAATGAGATCTCCTCCAGCCTCTACCTGCTGACCCTGGACAGCCGTGGCTGCAACCGCAAAGTGACCCTGCGATGTCAGGAGAGAGAGTTGGTGGGAGAGCAGCCAGGGCCCCGATACGGCCACACCCTCAGCATGGTGCAGAGTCTGGGCAAGAGGGCCTGCGTTGTGTTTGGGGGCAGATCCTACATGCCGGCCGGGGAGCGGAGCACAGAGAACTGGAACAGCGTTGTGGACTGCCCTCCTCAGGTGTTCATCATCGACTTAGAGTTTGGCTGCTGCTCCGCCCACACCTTACCTGAGCTCACTGACGGCCAGTCCTTCCACCTAGCTTTGGCCAGAGACGACTGTGTCTACTTCCTTGGTGGCCACACTCTGTCGTCTGACTCCCGTCCTCCTCGTGTGTTCTGCCTGCGTGTGGACCTCCTGCAGGGCAGCCCTCTGCTCTCCTGTGAGCACCGGGACACCGGCCTGTCCATCACCAGTGCTATTGCCACCCGTGTGGGGCCCTCCCATGAGTACATTGTCCTGGGTGGGTATCAGTCAGAGACCCAAAAGAGGATGGAGTGCAGCAGTGTGGTGCTGGATGACTCTGGGATCAGCATCGAGCCCAGAGAGGCCCCTCAGTGGACAGGGGAAATCAGCCACAGCCACACCTGGTTCGGAGGTAGCTTGGGTGGAGGGAGcgttctgatcggggtcccctcTGAGGGCAGGCCAGCCCCGCCCGAAGCACATTACTTCTACCAGGTGTGCTTccaaaaggaggagggaggagagggtgaagACGGGAATCAGGGCTGCAGCCAGGAGTCCACAGACTTCGAGGACTCCGCCCCTCTGGAGGACTCTGAGGAGCTGTACTTCGGCCGCGAGCCCCATGAGCTGGAGGACAGcagcgagggagagggggatacgtacaatgaagaggatgaggaggacgaGTCCCAGACAGGCTATTGGGTCAAATGTTGCCTGGGCTGCCAGGTGGACCCCAACACTTGGGAGCCCTACTACTCCACAGAGCTGCTGCGGCCAGCCATGATCTACTGCTCCAAAGGGGAGGGAGGCCACTGGGTCCACGCCCAGTGTATGGAGCTGACTGAGGGCCTGCTGGTGAGGCTCTCGCAGGGAAACGGCAAGTACTTCTGCCTGGACCACGGGGGCCTGCCCCGCCAGGAGATGACCCCGCCACGCCAGGTGCTGCCCCTGAAGAGGAGCCCCATGAAACCCCAGCACAGGAAGGGCCCAATGATGCCGAAGATGACACCCGCCAAGAAGCGCTTCTTCAGGAGGCTGTTTGAGTGATGTCTGACCATGCAGTATAGTTATACTTACTCATTGATCAACTGGTTCATAATATATCATTCTAATTATGTGGCCTAAATGCCATATCATTGTTTACTGTGCCATTGCAGCAATTTACTCTTCTCAAACTTTTGAATAACTAAACTCAGAACAATTTTTTGTGCTTGTTTTATGATTCCTTACAGTGCTCAATATTTTAtgtaataaactaaactaaactttTGCAAGAAAAATGTATGAAACCAAATTGAATAAAAATGGAAATTAAAGCCAGAGTCTATTTGCTCCATGTTCTACCCCCACATATTACACATAGTGACTTTGTGGCTTGCTGTTTTCACCCTCGTTTTTGGCAGTCATTATCAGAGGATGCTTTTAGAATATTTGAGGTTTGTCAAACCAAATTTTCTTTGGAAGGTAGGCTAATACTGTGTGGACTTGCACAACTGTATGTAAACCTATAGAATATAATTTATTTTCTGTGGTTGAATGTTTCTGTGGCAAATATgttatgatttaaaaaaaatacattgatcAGTTCACACAGGTGTAATAACATAAACCAACACATAAGCTCAGTTATCAATGGCAGAATCAACAAATCGTTTGAATAAAGTTTAATAGTGTGATAAATTGTTTGCTACATTTTTAGTACATTAACAGTATTGTAGAGAGGTATGAACAATTATTTCAGTAATCATGAAACAATAAAAAAGGCCAATAAAACCACCAAATCAAATGAACAAACACATTAAACAAATGAACAGTGAACAAATGTGCAACAGGCATAAATATCATTATTTTcattcaaataaaaaaatgagTGAGTGTTTTTGGCAGCAGTTGTAATTttcctgagtttaaatgtacactTGAAACATGACAAAGCAGCAGATTGAATACACCGCTGATATGAGATTCACACAAACCATATCCATCATCCTTCATGTAGCAAATGCAATTTAACAATGGAAAATACATTATTTAACATCCGTCATGTAAAACGTGATGTTAttctgtgactgtgactgttgTTTAAACTAAATATTACACATTATGAAAATCTGTACATTATCAGGTTAAAGTCATGACAGTAAAATAGAACTAGAACATGTAATGTGTCAAATATAAAAAATTGCCTGTCACAACTCAAAATGGTGTAGGCAGAGATAAACAataacatcaatcaatcaaacaaataaataaactatCAAATAATTTCAGTTCCCCTCAAGGCTCACTTGCTTCCCTGTTTACTCTTCCCCTGTTTACTCTTCCCCCTTCCCTGTTTACTCTTCCCCCTTCCCTGTTTACTCTTCCCCTGTTTACTCTTCCCCTGTTTACTCTTCCCCTGTTTACTCTTCCCCCTTCCCTGTTTACTCTTCCCTGTTTACTCTTCCCCTGTTTACTCTTCCCCTGTTTACTCTTCCCCCTTCCCTGTTTACTCTTCCCTGTTTACTCTTCCCTGTTTACTCTTCCCCTGTTTA is a genomic window containing:
- the rag2 gene encoding V(D)J recombination-activating protein 2, translating into MSLQPLTAVNCGSLLQPGCSLLQLDGDIFLFGQKGWPKRSCPTGVFGVRLKHGELKLRPISFSNDSCYLPPLRCPAVTRLEPHDGHPEGYLIHGGRTPNNEISSSLYLLTLDSRGCNRKVTLRCQERELVGEQPGPRYGHTLSMVQSLGKRACVVFGGRSYMPAGERSTENWNSVVDCPPQVFIIDLEFGCCSAHTLPELTDGQSFHLALARDDCVYFLGGHTLSSDSRPPRVFCLRVDLLQGSPLLSCEHRDTGLSITSAIATRVGPSHEYIVLGGYQSETQKRMECSSVVLDDSGISIEPREAPQWTGEISHSHTWFGGSLGGGSVLIGVPSEGRPAPPEAHYFYQVCFQKEEGGEGEDGNQGCSQESTDFEDSAPLEDSEELYFGREPHELEDSSEGEGDTYNEEDEEDESQTGYWVKCCLGCQVDPNTWEPYYSTELLRPAMIYCSKGEGGHWVHAQCMELTEGLLVRLSQGNGKYFCLDHGGLPRQEMTPPRQVLPLKRSPMKPQHRKGPMMPKMTPAKKRFFRRLFE